The Nostoc cf. commune SO-36 genomic sequence ATCGACCCAGCTGATGCAGGGCCGTCGTTAACAGCAGAGCCAACTCGCTACTTTTTGTCTTGTTCGTCGCCAGATGTTTGAGTGCTGCTCATACCGTACTTGCGGAGGAAGCGCTCTACTCGACCTTCAGTGTCAATAATCTTTTGAGTGCCGGTGTAAAAGGGGTGATTTCCAGACCAAACATCTACGTGCAATTCTGGCTTGGTAGAGCCAATGGTCATAACAACTTGACCGTTGCAGTAAACTTTAGCATCTGGATACCACTGGGGGTGAATATCAGCTTTAGCCATTGTTCTTTTTGTGATGAATCTATATCAATTATAACTTTCAGGTTTCAATTGGAGCTAGAAGAAGGGAGAAGGGAACAGGTTACAGGTAACAGAAAACTATCACCTATCTCCTGTAACCTATCACCTTCTTCACCAGTGCCCAATTCTCTAACGCTTAGAGTACTGAGGTGCTTTCCGGGCTTTATGTAAACCATATTTCTTCCGCTCTTTTGCTCTCGGATCACGAGTCAAGTAACCTTCGGTTTTCAAAGGTGGGCGGTTGTCTGGGTCGAGTTGGCACAAAGCACGAGCAACTCCCAAGCGAACAGAATCAGCCTGTCCGGTCAAGCCGCCGCCTTCTGCTTTCACCAAAATGTCATATTCGTTTTCTAGCCCCAGAGTTTCCAGGGGTGCTTTAATGACTCCCAGGTAGTTAGGGTTAAATTGGAAATACAAGGTTCCATCTTTACCGTTCACAATCAGTTGACCGGTGCCTGGAACCAAGCGTACCCGTGCTACCGCATTCTTACGGCGCCCAGTACCCCAGTATACGGCGCGACCGCTATTAGCATCTGCTACTACCATTAATTTTCTTCTCCAGGAATTGTACTAACTTTTAGTTCTTTAGGTTTTTGAGCATCGTGAGGATGCGTAGGCCCAGCGTAAACTTTAAGCTTGGTGAACAACTGCTTACCCAGGCTATTTTTAGGTAGCATACCTTTAACAGCTTGTTCTAAAATTCGCTCTGGTATGCGGTCTTGCAGTTTAGCAAAAGTTTCAGTTTTCATCCCACCGGGACGACCAGAATGGCGGCGGTAAAGCTTTTGAGTGCGCTTTTTGCCTGTGACTGCTACTTTCTCAGCATTGATGATGATTACGAAGTCACCTGTATCTAAATGAGGTGTATATTCGGGTTTCTTTTTGCCTCTCAATACCTGGGCGACTTCGCTGGCGAGGCGACCTAAGCGTTTATCGGTGGCATCTACTATGTACCACTCACGCTCAAGGGATGCTTGAGAAGGAAGGTATGTTTTAACTGTTGTCATTTGTCATTTGTCCTTTGTCATTTTTAATTTGTCATTAGTCATTTGTCCGTTGTCATTTGTCAGTTGTCCTTTGTTATTCACTAATGACGATTGTACAGACGCGATTAATCGCGTCTCTACTGACCAATGACTAATGACTCTTGACTAGTGACGAACTTTGGCAAGGTGTCGTACCAAACCTCTTTTGGAAAGGGAAAATCGGGATAGCCGACTCGCAACAAGCACAAGCCTTGAGGCGGGGCAGCATATTTCACTTCTTCCCGGCGTTCTTCTTTCCAGAGTTGGGTGAAGCTAGAAAGTGTTCGTTGTCCAGAACCTACTTCTACCAGCATCCCTACCAACAGCCGTACCATGCCATACAAAAATCCATCTGCCTGTATTTCAATATGGATAAATGGCCCACTGCGACGACACTCTGCTGCTTGTACCTCTACCCAGGAATGCGATCGCTTTGAACCTGCACGGTGAAAAGCAGCTAAGTGATGCTTTCCCAA encodes the following:
- the rplM gene encoding 50S ribosomal protein L13, which encodes MTTVKTYLPSQASLEREWYIVDATDKRLGRLASEVAQVLRGKKKPEYTPHLDTGDFVIIINAEKVAVTGKKRTQKLYRRHSGRPGGMKTETFAKLQDRIPERILEQAVKGMLPKNSLGKQLFTKLKVYAGPTHPHDAQKPKELKVSTIPGEEN
- the rpsI gene encoding 30S ribosomal protein S9, with protein sequence MVVADANSGRAVYWGTGRRKNAVARVRLVPGTGQLIVNGKDGTLYFQFNPNYLGVIKAPLETLGLENEYDILVKAEGGGLTGQADSVRLGVARALCQLDPDNRPPLKTEGYLTRDPRAKERKKYGLHKARKAPQYSKR
- the rpmE gene encoding 50S ribosomal protein L31, whose translation is MAKADIHPQWYPDAKVYCNGQVVMTIGSTKPELHVDVWSGNHPFYTGTQKIIDTEGRVERFLRKYGMSSTQTSGDEQDKK